The Lichenihabitans psoromatis genome contains a region encoding:
- the lpxC gene encoding UDP-3-O-acyl-N-acetylglucosamine deacetylase, producing MKLGKQTTLRKSTALVGAGVHSNAPVSLILHPASANSGIVFIRTGLPEGGQRRIEAKWSKVSTTELCTVIGDPSRGTVATIEHLLAALSGLGVDNVQIEIDGPEVPIMDGSSAAFVAAIDRAGIKTLTAPRRYIKILKPIRVEQGRSFSELSPSDDGFRLDVEIDYACGVIGRQQKSMMLTPASFRAEISRARTFGSISDVERLWKMGFALGSSLENSIAVDGDRVLNPEGLRSSDEFVSHKTLDAVGDLALAGAPIIGTYRAFCPGHKMNFLVLKAMFADRSSFEMIEAPVRTKSFYPDFAMPAMPAFAEMN from the coding sequence ATGAAACTGGGTAAGCAGACCACCCTTAGGAAGAGCACCGCCCTCGTGGGTGCTGGCGTTCATTCCAATGCTCCGGTGAGCCTTATCCTTCATCCCGCTTCCGCAAATTCAGGTATCGTCTTCATCCGAACCGGCCTTCCAGAAGGCGGCCAACGCCGTATCGAAGCGAAATGGTCCAAGGTATCGACCACGGAACTCTGCACTGTCATCGGTGACCCCTCGCGCGGAACCGTGGCGACCATCGAACATCTTCTCGCAGCCCTCTCCGGCCTCGGCGTCGACAACGTCCAGATCGAGATCGACGGGCCGGAAGTTCCGATCATGGATGGATCATCCGCCGCATTCGTGGCCGCCATCGACCGGGCCGGCATCAAGACCCTGACGGCGCCGCGCCGTTACATCAAGATTCTCAAGCCGATCCGCGTCGAGCAAGGTCGCTCTTTCTCGGAGCTGAGCCCGTCGGACGATGGCTTCCGCCTTGATGTCGAGATCGATTATGCCTGCGGCGTGATTGGTCGTCAGCAAAAGTCGATGATGCTGACCCCCGCGAGCTTTCGCGCCGAGATTTCCCGGGCCCGCACCTTCGGATCGATCAGCGATGTCGAACGGCTCTGGAAAATGGGTTTCGCACTCGGCTCCTCGCTCGAAAATTCCATTGCGGTGGATGGTGACCGCGTTCTGAATCCGGAAGGCCTCCGAAGCAGCGACGAGTTCGTGTCGCACAAGACGCTCGATGCGGTGGGCGATCTGGCTCTCGCCGGCGCACCGATCATCGGCACCTACCGGGCATTCTGCCCCGGCCACAAAATGAACTTTCTTGTCCTGAAGGCCATGTTCGCCGACCGCTCATCCTTCGAGATGATCGAAGCTCCGGTTCGGACCAAGAGCTTCTACCCAGATTTCGCGATGCCGGCGATGCCGGCTTTCGCCGAGATGAACTGA
- the ftsZ gene encoding cell division protein FtsZ: protein MTINLKGPELRELKPRIMVCGIGGAGGNAVNNMIVSGLIGVDFIVANTDAQALTSSKAERIIQMGLQVTEGLGAGSQPEVGRAAAEEAIEEIRDHLAGAHMVFVTAGMGGGTGTGAAPVIARTARDMGILTVGVVTKPFQFEGQRRMRVADAGITELQKAVDTLICIPNQNLFRVANEKTTFADAFSMADQVLYSGVACITDLMVKEGLINLDFADVRAIMREMGKAMMGTGEASGDKRAIMAAEAAIANPLLDEVSMKGARGLLISITGGNDLTLYEVDEAASRIRQEVDDDANIILGATFDSNLDGIVRVSVVATGIDQPVGSKELIASETRIAEATQRLRQQTIARPVETSAVRSLAAPEHAQAYDQAPQQAQLAQPAPAPIHYAQPAPAAMSNDVELMPIQSKASVFQPQVPMHQEQPRAEHVDNGPYIPPAPQQVQRAQRMPQVEDLPMPVQNQIRAQRNDPQAEAVQADTKRRSLLERLASFGMSRGEEAAPPARPTAPAPRAQANMPAPHYGQPAPQQQAYAQPRAQQPGSVHAEYGKRPVPAAPARNAHVPADQHGRPLPHARPNEDDQLEIPAFLRRQSN from the coding sequence ATGACGATCAATCTCAAAGGACCGGAACTCCGGGAACTGAAGCCCCGCATCATGGTGTGCGGCATCGGCGGAGCCGGCGGTAACGCGGTCAACAACATGATCGTGTCCGGCCTGATCGGCGTCGACTTCATCGTGGCCAACACCGACGCGCAGGCGCTGACGAGTTCGAAAGCCGAGCGCATCATTCAGATGGGCCTGCAGGTGACCGAAGGCCTCGGCGCTGGCTCGCAGCCCGAAGTCGGCCGCGCCGCCGCGGAAGAAGCCATCGAGGAGATCCGCGATCATCTCGCCGGCGCCCATATGGTGTTCGTCACGGCCGGCATGGGTGGCGGCACCGGCACCGGAGCGGCCCCGGTCATCGCTCGCACGGCGCGCGACATGGGTATCCTGACGGTCGGTGTCGTCACCAAGCCGTTCCAGTTCGAAGGCCAGCGCCGCATGCGCGTCGCCGATGCCGGAATAACCGAACTGCAGAAAGCGGTCGATACGCTGATCTGCATCCCCAACCAGAACCTGTTCCGCGTCGCCAATGAGAAAACCACGTTCGCGGATGCGTTTTCCATGGCCGATCAGGTGCTCTATTCGGGCGTCGCCTGCATCACCGACCTGATGGTCAAGGAAGGTCTCATCAACCTCGACTTCGCCGACGTGCGCGCCATCATGCGCGAAATGGGCAAAGCCATGATGGGAACCGGCGAAGCCTCTGGCGACAAGCGCGCCATTATGGCGGCCGAAGCCGCCATCGCCAATCCGCTTCTCGACGAAGTCTCGATGAAGGGTGCGCGCGGCCTGCTGATCTCGATCACGGGCGGCAACGACCTGACGCTCTACGAGGTGGATGAAGCCGCCAGCCGCATCCGTCAGGAAGTCGACGACGACGCCAACATCATCCTCGGCGCGACCTTCGACTCGAACCTCGATGGCATCGTCCGCGTCTCGGTGGTTGCGACCGGCATCGACCAGCCGGTCGGATCCAAGGAGCTCATCGCCAGCGAAACCCGCATCGCCGAGGCCACTCAGCGCCTGCGTCAGCAAACCATCGCGCGCCCCGTCGAAACCAGCGCGGTTCGTTCGCTCGCTGCCCCCGAGCACGCTCAAGCCTATGACCAGGCGCCGCAGCAAGCCCAACTCGCTCAGCCCGCGCCGGCTCCCATCCACTACGCCCAGCCCGCCCCCGCCGCGATGTCGAACGATGTCGAGTTGATGCCGATCCAATCTAAGGCAAGCGTGTTCCAGCCCCAGGTGCCGATGCATCAGGAGCAGCCACGCGCCGAGCATGTCGACAATGGCCCGTATATTCCGCCGGCCCCCCAACAGGTGCAGCGCGCCCAGCGGATGCCGCAGGTGGAAGATCTGCCAATGCCGGTGCAGAACCAGATCCGGGCCCAGCGGAACGACCCGCAGGCCGAAGCCGTTCAAGCCGACACGAAGCGTCGCAGTCTGCTCGAGCGCCTCGCTTCCTTCGGCATGAGCCGTGGCGAGGAAGCAGCGCCTCCCGCCCGCCCGACGGCGCCGGCGCCCCGCGCCCAAGCCAACATGCCGGCTCCGCATTATGGCCAGCCTGCTCCGCAGCAGCAGGCCTATGCTCAACCGCGCGCTCAGCAGCCCGGCTCTGTGCATGCAGAATATGGCAAAAGGCCCGTCCCCGCCGCGCCGGCTCGCAACGCCCATGTCCCGGCCGATCAGCATGGCCGTCCGCTGCCCCACGCTCGCCCGAATGAGGACGACCAACTCGAAATTCCGGCTTTCCTGCGGCGGCAATCGAACTAA
- the ftsA gene encoding cell division protein FtsA: MMPPRMRPISTRKSAVLCVLDVGTSKVACLIAKLVPAEPSDMLRGRTHRCRILGIGHQRSRGIKGGAVIDMDEAESAIRLAVDAAERMAGVEVSSVIVTTTGGRLSSQHYSAKVTIGGKAVSDYDVHRVLEASTTTARQGRAVLHSLPNGFSLDETRGIRDPKGMMGDELGAEMHVIGCDAAAARNLMLAIERCHLTIEALVATPYAAGLSALVDDEAELGVALIDMGGGTTSTGVFAGGNLAHVDAIAVGGNHVTMDIARGLTTRLTDAERLKTLYGTAISSASDERETFAVAHVGDDPDQPTHLPKSHLVRIIRPRVEEILELVRDRLKDAGFAAHAGRRLVLTGGACQLTGVAEAARRIISPQVRIGRPLGIQGLPESAKNPAFAAAVGLLIYPQFAGIEHFEPRGQAPMQATGTDGYMSRVGRWLKDSF; the protein is encoded by the coding sequence ATGATGCCGCCGCGCATGCGTCCCATCTCGACACGGAAAAGCGCAGTTCTCTGCGTGCTCGATGTGGGAACCTCGAAGGTCGCTTGCCTGATCGCCAAGCTCGTGCCGGCGGAGCCCTCCGACATGCTGCGCGGACGCACACATCGGTGCCGTATCCTCGGCATCGGCCATCAGCGCTCGCGCGGCATCAAGGGTGGCGCGGTGATCGATATGGACGAAGCCGAAAGCGCCATTCGGCTCGCGGTCGACGCGGCCGAGCGGATGGCCGGCGTCGAGGTCAGCAGCGTCATCGTCACGACGACGGGTGGCCGCCTGTCGTCGCAACATTACAGCGCCAAGGTCACGATCGGCGGCAAGGCGGTCTCCGATTACGATGTTCATCGCGTGCTCGAAGCCAGCACGACGACAGCGCGGCAAGGCCGGGCGGTGTTGCATTCGCTGCCGAACGGCTTCTCGCTCGATGAAACGCGCGGCATCCGCGATCCCAAAGGCATGATGGGCGACGAACTCGGCGCCGAGATGCATGTGATCGGTTGCGATGCGGCCGCGGCCCGCAATCTCATGCTGGCGATCGAGCGCTGCCACCTGACGATCGAGGCCCTGGTCGCGACCCCCTATGCGGCCGGCCTGTCGGCCTTGGTCGACGACGAGGCCGAACTCGGCGTCGCGCTTATCGACATGGGCGGCGGCACCACATCGACGGGCGTGTTCGCGGGCGGCAACCTCGCCCATGTCGATGCCATCGCGGTGGGCGGCAACCACGTCACGATGGATATCGCGCGCGGCCTGACGACCCGGCTGACCGATGCCGAACGCTTGAAGACGCTGTATGGCACCGCGATCTCGTCGGCCTCCGACGAACGCGAAACCTTCGCGGTCGCGCATGTGGGCGACGACCCGGATCAGCCGACTCATCTGCCGAAGTCGCATCTCGTGCGGATCATCCGGCCGCGCGTCGAGGAGATCCTGGAACTCGTCCGCGATCGTCTGAAAGACGCCGGTTTCGCAGCCCATGCGGGCCGTCGGCTCGTTTTGACGGGGGGCGCTTGCCAATTGACGGGTGTCGCAGAAGCCGCACGTCGGATTATTTCGCCACAAGTGAGAATCGGGCGCCCTTTGGGTATTCAAGGATTGCCCGAATCAGCAAAGAATCCAGCATTCGCGGCGGCTGTCGGTTTGCTGATCTATCCGCAATTCGCTGGCATTGAGCATTTCGAACCCCGAGGGCAGGCACCGATGCAAGCCACTGGGACGGACGGCTACATGTCACGCGTCGGGCGGTGGTTGAAAGACAGTTTCTAA
- a CDS encoding cell division protein FtsQ/DivIB — translation MPDSFDNGPVQFRNNTRRRSRAPKGFHLPALLPRTTRGGVGIALTIALFAATGLYGAVRGGQYQAFVAANGSPLDVAAKLVGFPIDAITISGIKELDQTEILKAAAIDPSHSLLFLDAASVRERLRALPLVRNAVVTKLFPDRLTIAIDERDPVALWQINGHLSIVSADGVVIDDVHDDRFLTLPFVVGEGANGRVSEFLALLDAAGDLRSRILAGVLVGERRWTLKMDSGIEVALPETGAAEAMARLALLQKQSKLLDKDLVSVDLRDPERITARLSDDAAAARVDMLAKRPKRKVIPE, via the coding sequence TTGCCGGACAGCTTCGACAACGGTCCCGTCCAGTTCCGCAACAACACGCGCCGCCGGTCCCGTGCCCCCAAGGGGTTTCATCTTCCGGCGCTGCTTCCTCGGACGACCCGGGGCGGCGTCGGCATCGCGCTGACGATCGCGCTCTTCGCTGCGACCGGCCTTTATGGCGCCGTGCGCGGTGGCCAATATCAGGCCTTCGTCGCGGCCAATGGATCCCCGCTCGACGTCGCCGCCAAACTGGTCGGCTTTCCGATCGACGCCATCACGATCTCGGGCATCAAGGAACTCGACCAGACCGAGATCCTCAAGGCCGCCGCGATCGATCCGAGCCACTCGTTGCTGTTTCTCGACGCTGCCAGCGTGCGCGAGCGCCTTCGTGCCCTGCCGCTCGTTCGCAACGCGGTCGTGACCAAGCTGTTTCCCGACCGTCTGACCATCGCGATCGACGAACGCGATCCCGTCGCGCTGTGGCAGATCAACGGCCATCTCTCGATCGTGTCGGCCGATGGGGTCGTGATCGACGATGTGCACGACGACCGTTTTCTGACGCTGCCCTTCGTGGTCGGCGAGGGCGCCAACGGGCGCGTGTCCGAATTCCTGGCGCTGCTCGACGCAGCCGGCGACCTGCGGAGCCGTATTCTCGCGGGTGTCCTGGTCGGCGAGCGCCGCTGGACCCTGAAGATGGATAGCGGCATCGAGGTCGCCCTCCCCGAGACGGGAGCCGCGGAGGCGATGGCCCGGCTCGCCCTCTTGCAGAAGCAATCAAAGCTTCTCGACAAGGATCTCGTCTCGGTCGATCTCCGGGACCCGGAACGAATCACCGCCCGCTTGTCCGACGATGCGGCTGCCGCTCGCGTCGACATGCTCGCCAAACGACCAAAACGGAAGGTGATCCCCGAATGA
- a CDS encoding D-alanine--D-alanine ligase encodes MTKHVAVLMGGWSAEREVSLRSGAACGAALESVGYRVTPIDVDRDIGATLAAMRPDVAFNALHGRVGEDGTIQGILEILRIPYTHSGVLASAIAMQKDKAKIMFTAAGVPVAHGMLVNRFEAAREHVLPPPYVIKPVNEGSSVGVIIVHEGRSHPPQELGRPDWTFGDTLLAETFVAGRELTCAVMGDRALGVIDIVSNTGEFYDYDAKYAKGGSTHVFPANLKQNIYQHVQELALRAHRALGCRGVSRTDFRYDDRPEGTGELIALEVNTQPGMTETSLVPELAAHAGLSFGELVRWMVEDASLDR; translated from the coding sequence ATGACAAAGCACGTCGCTGTTCTGATGGGTGGCTGGTCGGCCGAGCGCGAGGTGTCGCTGCGCTCAGGGGCGGCCTGCGGCGCCGCGCTCGAAAGCGTCGGCTATCGCGTGACCCCCATCGACGTCGACCGCGACATCGGCGCGACGCTGGCGGCGATGCGACCGGATGTGGCCTTCAACGCCTTGCACGGCCGTGTCGGCGAGGATGGGACGATCCAGGGCATTCTGGAGATCCTTCGCATTCCCTATACGCATTCCGGCGTTTTGGCGTCGGCCATCGCGATGCAGAAGGACAAAGCCAAGATCATGTTCACGGCCGCGGGGGTCCCGGTCGCGCATGGCATGTTGGTCAATCGATTCGAAGCGGCCCGCGAACATGTCCTGCCGCCGCCCTATGTCATCAAACCCGTTAACGAAGGCTCGTCTGTCGGGGTCATCATCGTTCATGAGGGACGAAGCCATCCGCCGCAGGAACTCGGCCGTCCGGATTGGACCTTCGGCGACACCCTGCTGGCCGAAACTTTCGTTGCGGGACGGGAGCTTACCTGTGCCGTGATGGGTGATCGCGCCCTCGGCGTGATCGACATCGTTTCCAACACCGGCGAGTTCTACGACTACGATGCCAAATATGCCAAAGGCGGGTCCACCCACGTCTTTCCGGCAAATCTTAAACAAAATATTTACCAACATGTCCAAGAGTTGGCGCTCAGGGCTCATCGGGCTCTCGGATGCCGCGGCGTGAGTCGCACCGATTTCCGCTACGACGACCGACCCGAGGGCACGGGGGAGTTGATCGCGCTGGAAGTCAACACGCAGCCCGGGATGACCGAGACCTCCCTGGTTCCCGAGCTTGCAGCACATGCCGGCTTATCATTTGGTGAGCTTGTCCGATGGATGGTGGAGGACGCCTCCTTAGATCGTTAA
- the murB gene encoding UDP-N-acetylmuramate dehydrogenase: protein MQEADLRALLPDLRGRLSFGDKLGAMTWFRVGGPADMLFVPADEDDLAYALARIPPEVPVTVVGLGSNLIVRDGGIRGLVVRLGKGFGAITVEPDQRLRAGTGAPDVKVARAAADAGIDGLAFFRGIPGSIGGALRMNAGAHGGETTDALIEARGVDRSGTIRTFGHADMGFSYRHSDAPDDVIFTQAVFQGRPGESAVILAEMDRITAAREASQPIREKTGGSTFANPPGHKAWQLIDAAGCRGLVRGDAQVSEMHCNFLINRGTATAADIEGLGEEVRTRVLETSGVSLRWEIKRIGVAA from the coding sequence ATGCAGGAGGCCGACCTCCGCGCGCTGCTTCCCGACCTGCGCGGGCGGTTGAGCTTCGGCGACAAACTGGGCGCCATGACCTGGTTCCGCGTCGGGGGACCAGCCGACATGCTGTTCGTGCCGGCCGACGAGGACGACCTCGCCTACGCGCTGGCCCGCATCCCGCCCGAGGTTCCGGTGACGGTCGTCGGGCTCGGCTCCAACCTCATCGTGCGGGACGGCGGCATCAGGGGGCTCGTGGTGCGGCTCGGCAAAGGATTTGGCGCGATCACGGTCGAGCCTGACCAACGCCTGCGGGCCGGAACGGGCGCGCCGGACGTGAAAGTCGCGCGCGCGGCAGCCGATGCGGGCATCGACGGGCTGGCGTTTTTTCGCGGCATTCCCGGTTCGATCGGTGGCGCACTCCGCATGAATGCCGGGGCCCATGGCGGCGAGACCACGGATGCTTTGATCGAAGCGCGAGGCGTCGACCGGTCGGGAACGATCCGGACCTTCGGCCATGCCGACATGGGCTTTTCGTATCGCCACTCCGACGCGCCGGATGACGTGATCTTCACCCAGGCTGTCTTCCAGGGCCGACCGGGAGAAAGCGCCGTCATCCTGGCCGAAATGGATCGCATTACGGCGGCGCGCGAGGCGTCGCAACCGATCCGTGAAAAGACCGGCGGCTCGACCTTTGCCAATCCGCCGGGCCACAAGGCTTGGCAATTGATCGACGCGGCAGGCTGCCGGGGTCTCGTGCGCGGCGACGCGCAGGTCTCCGAGATGCATTGCAACTTCCTGATCAACCGCGGCACAGCCACGGCGGCCGATATCGAGGGGCTCGGTGAAGAGGTGCGCACCCGCGTTCTCGAGACGAGCGGCGTGTCGCTGCGCTGGGAGATCAAACGGATCGGGGTTGCGGCATGA